A segment of the Sporocytophaga myxococcoides genome:
TTTAAAAAAAGCCCTGCAAAACATATCTGCAGGGCTTTTTTAATCTGTAGGTTTTCCAACTTTCAACTTTTAACTTTAAGCTTTCAACTTAAATTAGTGTTTCGCCAAATAATCAGCAACACCTTCTCTTGATGCTTTCATAGCATCTTTACCTTCTTCCCAGTTAGCAGGACAAACCTCACCATACTTTTCGTTGTGACGAAGCGCATCAACAATTCTGATTGCCTCATCAATATTTCTGCCTAGTGGAAGGTCATTTACAAGTTCATGTCTTACTATACCGTTTTTGTCAATAAGGAAGGTTGCTCTGTAAGCGATTGGAATACCTTTGAATTCCATCATTCCTTCTTCGTTGTACTCATATTCACCGGCAAGTACACCATAGTTTAATGAAATTGTCTTTGCTACGTCAGCAACAATCGGGTAAGTTACGCCCTGAATACCACCTTGTGCCTTTGGAGTCGTAAGCCAGGCAAGGTGAGAGTTCTCAGTATCTGTAGAACATCCGACTACTGCTACATTTCTTTTTTCAAATTCAGCCAGCTTTTCCTGAAAAGCAAGTATTTCAGTAGGGCAAACAAAAGTGAAGTCTTTAGGATAAAAGAAAAAGATTACATCTCTTTTTCCAAGGTACTGCTGAAGGCTGAATCCTTCAACGATTTCTTCTCCGTTGATTACCGCCGGAGCATTGAATACAGGAGCTTTTCTTCCTACTAATGCCATGATTATTTCTAAAATTTTAGGTTAATATTAGTTAATTTGATTTTTCTGCTATGTCGACTTTTTCTCCTTGGATTTGGAGCTTAAAATCTTTGATTTTTAAATTCGGTATACTTTTCTTTTTAAAGAATGCAATAATCAGTTCCTGCAATTCCGAATCATAAAAATCAACTATTTCTTTAGTATCAGTATAATAAATATGATGATGTGAATTTAAGTTAGCATCATATCTGTAACTGCCGGTTTCTGAAAGAACTTTTTCTGCAAGTCCTGTTTGTACAAATGTATCAAGTGTTTTGTATACTGTTCCTAATGAAATGCTTGGATTATTGATTTTTAGTTTTTCAAAAAGAAGTTCTGCAGTAGGGTGTTCAAAAGAATTAAACAGCAGATGGTAAATCACAATTCTTTGATGTGTGGCTTTTAACCCTTTGCTTATTAGTAATTCTTTTATTTCGGAAAAGCTTTTTTCCATGTTCCTTCTACTGATTAAATAAGAATAATTCCTATTTAAGAATTTTTAGAAAGACAAAAATAGACGGATTAAGAGAAAAATCAAATGGCAGAATGCAAGAATGGGATAAAACTAAAAAAAGCCCTGGTGAAAGGGCTTTTTTTAGAAGAAATTAAACAGATTATGAATAAAATTATTAAGTGTATTCTAAATATTAATACAGAAACGTTACAAAATGTAACCAATTGTTTTAAAAAAAGATTCATAAAAAAACCTCTGCAGGAGAGGTTTTGTGAAAATTTATTTTAATATTTTAAACGGTTATTAAAATTTTACTTTTTTTAGCAATTGTTGAGTCATGGCTAACTTTTCCATTTCCACATTTTTATCTGCTAATTGTGAAGTGTCCATTTTTTTGTGCAGAATAGATATACCCAAAAGCACGAAGAGACAAAATATTTTTAACAGAAATCTCAAATTTGACATAACCTCTATATTAGGCCTTACAGAATTTTAATTTTAATACCTGAAAATAATAAAAGGTAACTTAAAAAAGAGTTTTTATTAATTTTCTCATACTAAATTTAGTATAAAGTGTCCAAAATTATTAATAAATTTCAATTTATTCGACAAAAAGTGTTATTACTTATTTGACCATATTTATAATTTACTGGAAATGAAGAAAATTTTATTTGTCTGTTTGGGAAATATATGCCGATCTCCAATGGCAGAAGGTGTTTTTAAGAAAGTTATTGAAAATAAGGGTGTCTCACATAAATTTTATTGTGATTCTGCCGGGACCTCCGCCTATCATATTGGCGCTCTGCCAGATGAGCGGATGCGGGCAACAGCTATGGAACGAGGTATTATTTTGGATCATTGTGCAAGGCAAATTACAGTAAAAGATTTTGATAACTTTGATTATATCCTTGCCATGGATACTTCAAATTACAATAATATCAAAAGTCTTACAAATGATAAATTTAAGCATGATAAAGTGTTAATGATGAGGAGTTTCGATTCGATTAAAAGCACAGTGGATGTTCCTGATCCTTATTATGGCGGCATGTCCGGTTTTACCGAAGTTTATGAAATCCTCTGGAGATGTTGTAATAATTTTTACAATCATATTGAAGAAAATCAGGAAATCTAGATGCTGATATGGAAGCTGTTAGTGATCTCTTAAATGAAGTTATTCACGAAGGTATAGATTCAATAGCACCTGTTGGTGGTGGAAGTATAAATAATACTTATAAAGTAAAGACTTCCAGGAAGGTCTATTTTGTAAAGGTTAACAGAAATGTTCCTGAAGATTTTTTTGAAAAAGAAGCGGAAGGTTTGAGTTTATTAGCAAAGACTAACAGGATCAGGATTCCAGAGATAATTTTCATAGGACGTAATCTTTTGGTAATGGAGTTTATTGAAAGGGGACTTGAAAGTAAAAATTATTGGTTTAAACTGGGGCAAAAGCTTTCTGACATTCATAAAGTTACAGCTTCTTCATTTGGATTAGATTATAATAACTATATAGGTAGCCTTGAACAGCTCAATGGCTGGTACAGTAATTGGCCGGAGTTTTTTGTGGAAAGAAGAATTTTCCCATTAGCCCATAGGGCCTATGCAGACGGAAGGCTTGAAAGGAGGGGAGTAGAGTTGATTGAACAGCTTTCCAAGAAGATTAATGATTTATTGGTTCATGAAAAACCATCGTTACTACATGGGGATTTATGGAGCGGGAATGTAATGGTAGATTTATCAGAAGCTCCTGTTTTCGTAGATCCAGCAGTATATTACGGAAACAGGGAAATTGAAATAGCCTTTACGACTTTGTTCGGTGGTTTTGATCCTTTATTCTATGAGTCTTACCAGGAGGCATTTCCTTTGGAGAAAAATTTTGACAAGAGGATAGATCTTTATAATCTTTATCCATTGCTGGTCCATGCAAATTTATTTGGCGGTAGTTATTCCAATTCAGTAATGACTATCCTCCGGAGATTTGCCTGAATACTTTTGTCTGATCTGAATTCTTTGAATCTGTCTTTCTACCATTTTCTGAGCAAGAGTTAAACATAGTTCTTCTCCGGCCTTTTCCTGAAACGTTTTTTTTACAATACTTTCATTTACATCAAGTCTGTAAAGTATTTGAAATAACTTCTCCGGCTGGGTTTGCAAAAGCTGTCCTATTGCTTTGCTCAGAGCTGCAATAAGAGCATCTAGTGAGCTATTCAAATCATTTGAAGTTGAAAGACCAAACTCTTGTATCAGACTCATTCCTGCAAGGTGTTCAATTTCTTCTTTATTCTCTGGCATTAGGTATAAGGATCAAATCTGTTTGCAAATAAGTAATTACTTTTGAATATTTATCCCCACATTGTACTATGAAAAAAGCAATTATTTCTTTTTGGGCTTTAACTGCCTTATTCTTTTTAAGTTATAAAACTTCAGCTCAGTCAATCAGTGGCAAACTTATAGGAGGTATCAATGCTGGTCAGGTTGATGGGGATGATTATGCAGGCTTTGATAAACCCGGGCTAATACTGGGAGCAGCAGCAGCATTCCCTTTGTCTGAAAAAATTTTTCTGCAACCTGAAGTCTATTATTCTCAAAAAGGAGCAAAGAACAGCGAAAAGAACCCTGCCTATTTCAGATGGAGGTTAAATTACATTGAAACTCCTGTTGTTGTTCATTTCAGGATTGTGAAAAGATTTGGATTTGACGCTGGAATATCCCCCAATTTTTTATTAAAGTCCAAAGTGGATTTGGGTACTGGGTATGCTGATAATACTAAGGATTTTGATAAGGTCAATCTATGTTTACTGGGTGGGGTAGAGTTCAGAATTGTACGCGGACTTGATTTGAATATGCGTTATTCAAGATCTATAATGCCAATTAATTCCAAAGAGAGTTCTTCCTATGGCCGTAAGTTTTATACAAGTACTTTATCCCTGTCCCTCAGAATTACTTTGAATAAAGTTGAATAAAGCAGAATGCTTAAAGCAAAAAGTTGAAAGTAAAAAAATGAAAGTAAAAAGTTGAAAGTTAGTTAAATAAGTGGATTCATAAAAAAACCGGAATCACTTCCGGTTTTTCATTTTTTATGCTTTTTTAGCTGTCTTAGCTTTAGGTTTTGCTTCTTTTTCTTCTTTATCAGTAACCTTTTCTTTAGCTGCTTTAGCTTTTGGCTTGGCTGCTTTTACTGGCTCTGCCTCTTCTTTTACTTCTGAAGTTTCTGCTGAAGCACTTTCGGATGAAGATGCTGCTGTAAATCTTTCCGGAAAATAAGTTGATATGGTTGTGTACCATACAACTAATTTTTTCATATCTGATTGATATACTTTTTCTTTGTCGTAATCAGGAACGACTGACTCTACGAATTTTTGCAGTTCTGCAGGAGAAGATTTTCCTGAAACATCGATAGTTTTTCCGTATTTTTCAAAAATTCTTGAAAATACATCCTCTAAAGGAACAGACGCTTCTTTGCCGTCTGTATAGATTGAAATCTCCTTTAAAAGAGAAACTCTGGTGTTAGCATTGGCAATGAATTTAGTTTTTTGCTCATCAATACTTTCCAGGATTACACCATTCCTCGTAGGTTTTAAAACTTTATAAAGACCACTTTTTCCTGAAACTGCTGCAATATCTTTTAAATCCATTTTAAATTAAATAAGGTTAAAAATCTATAGTTTGAAATATATAGGAATACTAGTTTGAATTTTATATCCTGGAGCCTTAAATTTCAATAGTTTAGCTACCCTGAGTGCTTCCTGTCCGCAACCACCTCCGATATTTTTTACGATTGTTGGGCTAGAGATTGTACCGTCTTCATTGAGAATGAAATTGATAATACACTCTCCGGAAATTCTATTCTTCTTTGCAAGAATTGGATATACTTTGTTTTTTTCAATAAACGCATACATAGAATCTTGTCCGCCTGGATAAAATTCTGCAGCAGGTATTGCTTTTCCACTTTGAGCAAAAATCACAAAGTTTATTCCTAGGAAAAGAAGGGATGATAAAATGAGTTTTTTCATATTTTTACTCGAAATTATATTAAAAGCATTTGCAAAAATACTTTGAATTATTTACTAACCAAATTTTAATTTTTCTGTTCTTCGAAATTTTTTACCATACTATCCAAGTAATTGAGCACCTCTTCTTTTCCAAAACCTGTTTCGGAAGAAGTAACGAATCTAGGTGGCAATTCTTGCCATGTCTTTGACATCTCGTTTTCAAACTTCAGTAAATTATTATTAGCCTGTGTTTTGGATAGCTTATCGTATTTTGTGAATATTAAAGAGAATGGTATTCCATTTTCTCCAAGCCAGTTAATGAATTCTATATCAATTACTTGAGGTTCCAGTCTGTTGTCAATCAGTACGAATACGCAAAATAAATTTTCTCTTAGAGTGAGGTAATCTTTAACCATTTTTTCCCATTTGGCTTTAGATTCTTTGCTTACCTTGGCCCACCCATATCCTGGTAAATCGACCAGATACCATTTCTCATTGATAATAAAATGATTAATAAGCTGTGTCTTACCTGGTTTTGCACTGGTTTTAGCCAATCCCTTTTGTCCGGTGAGCATATTAATAAGAGAAGATTTACCCACATTGGACCTGCCGATAAATGCAAATTCACACTTATCCGGTAAGGGGCAATCTTTGTAATTAGTTTTGCTTTGGACAAAAGCTGCTTTTTTTATTATCATAATTGTGTAGTCTTTCGTTGCAGAATTTCGCCAGTTGAAATCTCTTAAGGAAAGGCAAAATTAAAAGAATTGACTTAATATAACATAGCTATAATAGAATTACTCACTTAGGATACAATAAAACCTATTTCAATGTTATGTCGTATTGAAAAGTTTGGAATAATTACTCAAAATATTTCTTGATTGATAAAAAAAGTTATAAATTGAACTTAAGAAAGAAATAATATTCTCTAATTGAGAATTTACAGAGAAAAAACTCATTGATATTCTAAATAACTTTGTTCTATCCTGCCTCAGTTTAAGCTTAACAGTTTATCAAATATGCGAAAATCATATCTCCTGGTCCTGTTCCTAATTTGTTCCTTTGCTGGAATCGCTCAGCCCAACATCAAGAAATCTTTAAAAAAGGCAAACTATTATTTTGATGCGCGCAAATATAAGGAAGCAATTGCTGCTTATCTTGAAGTGCTTGATCTGGAAAAAAATAATGCAGAAGCAAATTTTAAACTTGGTGTTTCTTATTTAAATACAATTCACCATACGAAATCCCTGCCTTATCTTACAAAAGCTTACGAAGTAAATTCTAATATTGATCCTAAAATTCTTCAGCTTCTTGGTAAATCTTACCAATACAATCACAAATTTGAAGAAGCATTAAAATATTATCAGGAATACAAAGCAAAAATTGACAAGAAGGATTTAGAAGAGATCAAAAAAACAGATCGAAAAATTTATGAATGCGAAAACGGTATTATTTATGTAAAAAATCCAGTTAAAGCAAAAATTGAAAACATGGGGCCAGTAATCAATTCCAGATTTATAGATCATGGTCCGGTTATTTCTGCAGACGAATCCGTACTTGTATTTACAAGCAGAAGAGAAGGTGGAACTGGAGAGGCTCTTGATGAACAGGGACTGCTTTTTGAAGATATCTATATTTCCTATAATAAAAACGGCCAGTGGACCGCTCCTCAGAATATCGGTAAACCAATTAATACTGAAGCACATGATGCAAGTATAGCAATCTCTCCTGACGGAAGTCAGATTTTTATTTACAGAGATAGTGATGATAGCAAAGGTGATATATTCTTATCCACACTTCAGGATGGTAAATGGTCAAAACCTCAGGACCTTGGTAAAAACATTAATACTAAAGCGGATGAAAAATCCATTTCCATGACTGCAGATGGCAATACGATATATTTCACAAGTGATAGGGAAGGGGGCTTGGGCGGACTTGATATTTACATGAGTAAAAAGGATAAAAAGGGAAAATGGGGAGTAGCTGTCAATCTGGGAAAGATTATCAACACTGAATACGATGATGATGCTCCATTTATACATCCGGATGGAAAGACGCTCTACTTCAGCTCAAAAGGCCATGCAGGAATGGGCTGGTATGATATCTATAAATCCACTCTGACAACAGATGGAACCTGGTCTGCTCCTGAAAACCTGGGTTATCCTATCAATACCGCTGATGACGATATATACTTTGTACTTTCTGCTGATAATAAACATGGTTATTATGCAAGTGAAAGAGAGGGAGGCCAGGGTGAAACAGATGTGTATAGGATCAGTATGCCTAAGCCTGAAGAACTCGCAGAGGTTTCAGGGAAAAGTGTAACTGAAAGTAAAGAACCAGGAAAGAAGAAACTTGTATCAATAGCAAAAGTAGAAGCTTTTAATCCGATTACAATTTTAAAGGGTACAGTTACAGATGCTCTTACTAAAGCTCCACTTGAAAGTAAATTGCTGATTATTGATAATGAGAAAAACGAAGTTATACATGAAGTAACAACCAATAGCCTTACAGGCGGCTATCTTGTTATTCTTCCGTCTGGAAAAAATTATGGAATTGCAGTTGAAAAGAAAGACTATTTATTCCATTCTGAAAATTTTGATATACCAGCGAGTACAAACTATCAAGAAATAGTGAAGGACGTAGAACTTAAAAAGGTAGCTGTAGGTACTAAGATTGTTTTAAGAAACATATTTTTCGATTTTGATAAAGCAACTTTAAGACCAGCTTCAACTGCTGAGCTGGAAAGGCTGTATGAATTACTTGTTAAGGTCCCGACTTTAAAAATAGAAATCTCAGGTCATACTGATAATAAAGGATCTGCGGATTATAACAAAAATCTTTCACAGAAAAGAGCGCAGGCTGTGGTCGACTATCTTATTAAAAAGGGAATTGATTCTGCAAGATTGAAATATGCCGGATATGGATTTGACAGGCCAATGGAAACAAATGATACCGAGGAGGGCCGTCAACTCAACAGAAGAACGGAATTTGAAATCATCGGAAACTGATTAGGTTTTATTTACCTATCTTGCATTTACTATTTTTGCAGGATAAGTATATAAGGTGATATGAAAAAGCTTTGTTTTTTTATAATATGTCTTTCATACTCTTTGTTAGTAAGCATTTCAGTGCGTGCTCAGGGGGAAAAGAAAATTATTAAAGAAGCAGAAGCCGCATTGGCTCAAAAAGACAAGAAGAAGGCACTTGAGTTATACCTCAACGCATTGGAAATAAATCCCAATAAAGCCGATGTCAATTATAAAGTTGGAATTTTATATCTGGAAAGCGATTTTAAGTTTAAAGCATTATCGTATCTGGAAAAAGCCTCGGCATTGGGATTATCTTCTGATTACCCAATCACCAAATATCTTGGAATCGCCAATCAGTTCAATCATAATTTTGAAAAGGCGATAGAGAACTATCAGAATTACAGAGGAGCTATTACTGATAAGGAAGAAATCAAAAAAGTTGACAGACGAATTTATGAATGCAGGAATGGAATAGAGTTTATTGCGAATCCTGTTCCTGTAAAAATTGATAATTTAGGGCCAGCTATCAATACACTTTTTCCCGAATATGCTCCCGTTATTTCAGCTGATGATTCTATTCTTATATTTACTTCAAGACGTCCAGGTTCTACTGGTGGAATTACAGACCAGTCCGGAATGTATTTCGAGGATTTGTATGTAAGTAAAAAAACACATGAAGGTTGGGTTAAGCCTCAAAATTTAGGATTCCCTGTAAATACTACTTCACACGAGGCCTCTGTCGGAATCTCTCCAGACGGAAATCAATTATTTATTTATAAGGATAATGGAAACGGGGATATTTATGTGTGCAGCATATCTGAAGATAATAAATGGTCAAAGCCGGTTTCTGTAGGAAGTGAAGTTAATTCTGTAAAATATTTTGAGAACGGAGCTTGTCTTTCTTTTGATGGAAAGAAATTGTTCTTTGCAAGTAATCGCGAGGGAGGGGCAGGTGGAAATGATATTTGGGTGACACAGAAACAAGATAATGGAAGTTGGGGGAAACCCTCTAATCTGGGGCTTCCGATTAATACGGAAGCAGATGAGGAAAGTCCTTTTATGGACCTCGATGGAAAGACACTTTATTTTAGCTCGCGTTCCCACAAGGGAATGGGTGGGTTTGATATATTCAAATCAGTTTTCAATGAAGAATCACAAAAATGGTCAGTACCTGAAAATCTTGGGTATCCTATAAATTCTGCTGATAATGACCTTTACTTTATTTTGTCCGGAGATGGCAGACATGGATATTATGCCTCGGTAAAAGAAGGTGGCTATGGAGATAAAGACATTTACAGAATCTCAATGCCACCAAGGTCAGACTATCAGGACCTCCAGGCAAGATTACAAACGATCAGAGAAAAGAAATACTCATCCAATCCACCTTTTGATAAGGCAAATTCTTATATAATATCCGGAAAGGTATTGGATTCTTCTTCAACTAAATCTATATCCAATGCTTTGGTGCAAGTAAAAGATAATAAAGGGAATGTTATCAATGAAATATTCAGTAAACCAGATGGAGAGTATTATATCAAAATAAGTATTGATACACCAGGTGCTTATGTGCTTTCAGCTTACGCAAAAGGTTATGGCCCTTTTCTGAAAGATATTGAAATACATAAAGAAAAGAATACTACCCATATTCAGGTTGCTGATATAAAATTGAAAAAACTGGATTTAGGTGAGCGATTTGTCCTCAGAAATATTTATTTTGATTTTGATAAATCTGAATTAAAACCAGAATCAAAGTCAGACCTGGAAAATTTGATAATACTTTTGAATGACAATCCATCTATTAAAATAGAAATAGGAGGGTATACGGATAGTAAAGGTGAAAAGGAGTATAATCGGAATTTGTCTCAGAAAAGAGCAGAGGCTGTATTAAACTATCTCGTATCAAGAGGGATCTCTAAAAAGAGATTGATAGCAAAAGGATACGGTGAAAGTAGTTCTATCACTAAAGGGCAGGTAAATCAGGAAGAAATAAGTCGAAGAACAGAGTTTGTAATCATAGATAAGTAATTGTACCGAAATTAAGAGTAAATAATACTATGAAGTTGAATGTCAGATTTTTTTTAATTCTGGTGATGTCTTTAGGACTTATAGTTCGGGCAAAAAGTCAGGATATTTCAGGTGATTTAAGGGAAGGGCAGCGTCTGTTGAGACAGGAACATTATAGAAATGCTCTGCCTTTTTTTGAAAAGGTTTTAACTAAAGAACCTAAAAATACGAAAGCATTGTTTGGCGCAGCTGTTTGTTATCTTCACAGGTATTCCAAAGAAAAAGCACTGACATATATTGAAAAGGTTTATGCCCTGGATTCTACAGTAGATAAACATATTCATTTCTGGATGGGAAGAGTCTATCATCAAAATTATATGTTTGATAAGGCTCTTGAACAATATAGTATCTATCAATCCAATCTATCCAAAAAGGATTTACGTCAGAAAGACCTGGTAAAATATATCAACCAGGTACATACAGCAAAAGAATTTGTTAAGAATAATCAGAATTATCTGGTCTCTAATCTTGGGCCTGTCATCAATAGCTCTTATTCAGAGCACAGTCCTGTAACCTCTATGGATGACAAATTACTTTTATTTACTTCCAGAAGGTCAAATGAATCAAGTAAAGAAGATCTGGATGGTGAGCCTTTTGAAGATATCTTCCAGTCAATAAAACTGGACGAAGGTAAATGGTCTGAACCTCAGAAGATACAGCTGAACTCAGGTGGACACGATGCTTCCATTCAGCTGTTTGATAATGATACTAAGCTGCTTGTATATAAATTTACAAAAGGCGGAGATATTTATTATACTGAAAGAAATGGAGACAAATGGGGAGATCTAAAGCCTTTTGTCGGCATTAATTCCAGAGATTTTGAAGCAGATGCATTCATTTCTGCAGATGGTCAAACTGCATACTTTGCCACCAATCACTACAAAAGAAATGGAGATCTTGATATCTATTATGTAAAGAAGAAAGCTGACGGAACATGGGGAGAGGCTACAGAGCTTAAAGGCGGTATCAATAGTGATGAAGACGAAGATGCACCGTTTGTAACTCCGGATGGCAAGACTCTTTATTTTAGTTCAAGAGGGCATAAAAATATGGGAGGTTATGATGTCTTCAAATCTGTACTTGGTGATAGCGGCAAATGGTCAGAACCTGAAAATATGGGCTATCCCATCAATACACCGGATGATGATGTATACTTCTACCTTTCTTCAATATCCAAGAAATCATATATTTCTTCGTACCGGGAAGGCGGTTACGGAGAAAAAGACATCTATGAAATTTCACCTATTCCATCAGTAAAAATCAATGGGAATGTAACAGAAGATCGCACTGGTAAAAAAGTAAATAATCTTCAGATTTTATTTGTCTCCACAAGAAATACCACCAAGCCTGTAAATGAAATTGCAATTACACAGGATGGAAGATATTCGGCAACTCTTACAGCTTATAATTCTTACAGGATAAAACTTGTAGACGGGAAGGATACTTTGTTGACCCAGGAGCTGGACATTCCTTTTACTGCTGATGAAAGTATGGTATTAACAAGAGATTTCGTTATCCCATTTATTCAGAAAGATTCAGGTGTAGCAATCATATTGCCTGAAAAGTTTTACTCTGGAAAATTCCTGTTAAGAGATATTCATTATGAAAAAGGGAAATCAGCTTTAAGTACCTTAAATCAAAAAGAGCTCGACAAAGCGGCGGAGATTTTAAAGAAAAATCCGGAAGCAAAACTCAAGTTAAAAGGATCGGTAGAAAGCAATGAAAACCCTACGCTCGCACAGGAAAGAAGTAAAAGTGTTTCTGAATATTTAAAAGGAAAAGGGGTTTCAACTAAGCAGCTCGAGGTAGTTGATGGCTTTACAGATGGCAGTATTGTTGCTCTTGAAAGTAACTTTAAAGGCACACCTACAATGGAGTTTGATAAGAGCATTATCAATTCAGCAGCAGTGGGAGCGTCCTTTATTCTAAGGAATGTCCATTTCGAGACAGCTAAATGGGATTTAAATGAAGTGTCCAGAAATGAGCTCGATCTGTTGATCAGTATTTTAAAAGAGAATCCTACACTAAATATTGAAATAGGAGGTTATACGGACAATCTTGGAGAAGATGCTGCAAATCAGATTTTATCAGAGAAAAGAGCTAAGTCAGTTGAAGAATACCTTCTTAGTAATGGCATAAATAAAAGCCACTTATCTGTTGTTGGATATGGAGAGGCGAATCCTCTTGCACCAAATGATACAGAGCAGGGACGGGTATTGAACAGAAGGACAGAGATCAGGATTTTGGGTAAGTTATAAAGAATAGCATATGTAATTTTTGTGATGCTGCCGTCGTAAGATGGCAGCATTTTTTTTTGTCGATAATTCCAACGCAAATGAGTTGCGATATGGTCTTCTATGTTTGTGATATAACA
Coding sequences within it:
- a CDS encoding OmpA family protein, yielding MKKLCFFIICLSYSLLVSISVRAQGEKKIIKEAEAALAQKDKKKALELYLNALEINPNKADVNYKVGILYLESDFKFKALSYLEKASALGLSSDYPITKYLGIANQFNHNFEKAIENYQNYRGAITDKEEIKKVDRRIYECRNGIEFIANPVPVKIDNLGPAINTLFPEYAPVISADDSILIFTSRRPGSTGGITDQSGMYFEDLYVSKKTHEGWVKPQNLGFPVNTTSHEASVGISPDGNQLFIYKDNGNGDIYVCSISEDNKWSKPVSVGSEVNSVKYFENGACLSFDGKKLFFASNREGGAGGNDIWVTQKQDNGSWGKPSNLGLPINTEADEESPFMDLDGKTLYFSSRSHKGMGGFDIFKSVFNEESQKWSVPENLGYPINSADNDLYFILSGDGRHGYYASVKEGGYGDKDIYRISMPPRSDYQDLQARLQTIREKKYSSNPPFDKANSYIISGKVLDSSSTKSISNALVQVKDNKGNVINEIFSKPDGEYYIKISIDTPGAYVLSAYAKGYGPFLKDIEIHKEKNTTHIQVADIKLKKLDLGERFVLRNIYFDFDKSELKPESKSDLENLIILLNDNPSIKIEIGGYTDSKGEKEYNRNLSQKRAEAVLNYLVSRGISKKRLIAKGYGESSSITKGQVNQEEISRRTEFVIIDK
- a CDS encoding peroxiredoxin; this translates as MALVGRKAPVFNAPAVINGEEIVEGFSLQQYLGKRDVIFFFYPKDFTFVCPTEILAFQEKLAEFEKRNVAVVGCSTDTENSHLAWLTTPKAQGGIQGVTYPIVADVAKTISLNYGVLAGEYEYNEEGMMEFKGIPIAYRATFLIDKNGIVRHELVNDLPLGRNIDEAIRIVDALRHNEKYGEVCPANWEEGKDAMKASREGVADYLAKH
- a CDS encoding Fur family transcriptional regulator encodes the protein MEKSFSEIKELLISKGLKATHQRIVIYHLLFNSFEHPTAELLFEKLKINNPSISLGTVYKTLDTFVQTGLAEKVLSETGSYRYDANLNSHHHIYYTDTKEIVDFYDSELQELIIAFFKKKSIPNLKIKDFKLQIQGEKVDIAEKSN
- a CDS encoding DUF5606 family protein; the encoded protein is MDLKDIAAVSGKSGLYKVLKPTRNGVILESIDEQKTKFIANANTRVSLLKEISIYTDGKEASVPLEDVFSRIFEKYGKTIDVSGKSSPAELQKFVESVVPDYDKEKVYQSDMKKLVVWYTTISTYFPERFTAASSSESASAETSEVKEEAEPVKAAKPKAKAAKEKVTDKEEKEAKPKAKTAKKA
- the yihA gene encoding ribosome biogenesis GTP-binding protein YihA/YsxC, yielding MIIKKAAFVQSKTNYKDCPLPDKCEFAFIGRSNVGKSSLINMLTGQKGLAKTSAKPGKTQLINHFIINEKWYLVDLPGYGWAKVSKESKAKWEKMVKDYLTLRENLFCVFVLIDNRLEPQVIDIEFINWLGENGIPFSLIFTKYDKLSKTQANNNLLKFENEMSKTWQELPPRFVTSSETGFGKEEVLNYLDSMVKNFEEQKN
- a CDS encoding energy transducer TonB, with translation MKKLILSSLLFLGINFVIFAQSGKAIPAAEFYPGGQDSMYAFIEKNKVYPILAKKNRISGECIINFILNEDGTISSPTIVKNIGGGCGQEALRVAKLLKFKAPGYKIQTSIPIYFKL
- a CDS encoding OmpA family protein, translated to MRKSYLLVLFLICSFAGIAQPNIKKSLKKANYYFDARKYKEAIAAYLEVLDLEKNNAEANFKLGVSYLNTIHHTKSLPYLTKAYEVNSNIDPKILQLLGKSYQYNHKFEEALKYYQEYKAKIDKKDLEEIKKTDRKIYECENGIIYVKNPVKAKIENMGPVINSRFIDHGPVISADESVLVFTSRREGGTGEALDEQGLLFEDIYISYNKNGQWTAPQNIGKPINTEAHDASIAISPDGSQIFIYRDSDDSKGDIFLSTLQDGKWSKPQDLGKNINTKADEKSISMTADGNTIYFTSDREGGLGGLDIYMSKKDKKGKWGVAVNLGKIINTEYDDDAPFIHPDGKTLYFSSKGHAGMGWYDIYKSTLTTDGTWSAPENLGYPINTADDDIYFVLSADNKHGYYASEREGGQGETDVYRISMPKPEELAEVSGKSVTESKEPGKKKLVSIAKVEAFNPITILKGTVTDALTKAPLESKLLIIDNEKNEVIHEVTTNSLTGGYLVILPSGKNYGIAVEKKDYLFHSENFDIPASTNYQEIVKDVELKKVAVGTKIVLRNIFFDFDKATLRPASTAELERLYELLVKVPTLKIEISGHTDNKGSADYNKNLSQKRAQAVVDYLIKKGIDSARLKYAGYGFDRPMETNDTEEGRQLNRRTEFEIIGN
- a CDS encoding low molecular weight protein-tyrosine-phosphatase, whose product is MKKILFVCLGNICRSPMAEGVFKKVIENKGVSHKFYCDSAGTSAYHIGALPDERMRATAMERGIILDHCARQITVKDFDNFDYILAMDTSNYNNIKSLTNDKFKHDKVLMMRSFDSIKSTVDVPDPYYGGMSGFTEVYEILWRCCNNFYNHIEENQEI
- a CDS encoding fructosamine kinase family protein, translating into MEAVSDLLNEVIHEGIDSIAPVGGGSINNTYKVKTSRKVYFVKVNRNVPEDFFEKEAEGLSLLAKTNRIRIPEIIFIGRNLLVMEFIERGLESKNYWFKLGQKLSDIHKVTASSFGLDYNNYIGSLEQLNGWYSNWPEFFVERRIFPLAHRAYADGRLERRGVELIEQLSKKINDLLVHEKPSLLHGDLWSGNVMVDLSEAPVFVDPAVYYGNREIEIAFTTLFGGFDPLFYESYQEAFPLEKNFDKRIDLYNLYPLLVHANLFGGSYSNSVMTILRRFA
- a CDS encoding porin family protein: MKKAIISFWALTALFFLSYKTSAQSISGKLIGGINAGQVDGDDYAGFDKPGLILGAAAAFPLSEKIFLQPEVYYSQKGAKNSEKNPAYFRWRLNYIETPVVVHFRIVKRFGFDAGISPNFLLKSKVDLGTGYADNTKDFDKVNLCLLGGVEFRIVRGLDLNMRYSRSIMPINSKESSSYGRKFYTSTLSLSLRITLNKVE